Below is a genomic region from Amyelois transitella isolate CPQ chromosome 4, ilAmyTran1.1, whole genome shotgun sequence.
ATAAATTAACaacttttaaactttcacACTAATAAAATATCCCTTAACTTGTTCTTTAAatacctttataaaaaaaataatatttatataatttcatatatgccataatttcattgtaacatgcaaaattttatatggacattagtaggtatttaaaattaatgttaggATGGCTACCCCGCCAAATTAGAACAAATTTATTCTCAAGTCTTAACAGCTAAGTTTTGAGCAAATTAAAAACGAAGGTGTAGCTCGAACACTCTTAATTTCGAAAAtagaattatgatttttttatgccAGCACTATTTCAACatttcaattctttttttaaatcacgGTCATGGTAAcaagttttaaactttttttttattataagcaaATCATATTTACTCTTCGGCCGGGAACTTGGTGACGGCGTCGTGTATCGCGTTGGCGACGTACTGCACATTGCTCTGGTTGAGGCCGCAGATGTTGATGCGGCCGGAGCTCAGCAGGTAGATGTGGTACTCCTGGATTAGGTACTCCACTTGGCGCTGGTTCAGGCCGGTGTAGGAGAACAGACCGATCTGTTTCACTATGTGGTCCCAGGAGCCGGGGGTGCCCAATCTGtagaagttataaaaaaaaaaattactattaataattatctaaataattataagccattatgataataaagataaagtaacaggagaaatatatattaaagagATAAAACCCACTTGGTAATcttttgtaattgttacataTCTTGATTTCAAACTGACACCTCGTTGGCTGTTTATTTAGattagataaattaatattttgaaatattattgataaaatgtttaattgcTTATTTGATAAAACACACACTTACTTCACAAGTTCTGCCCTCAAAGCTTCTCTCATCTGCATGACTCTTGTTGACATTAGCCTGATGTGTCCCCTCCTgatgacaattattattttaataaaacaagttATTATTTAGAAGCACGCCAGTAGTTCAAATCTTTCGTTCACTTGGCGTAAGACCCAGTTGCGTCCGCCTACGACCACGATCCGactagtcaggtttttacacgaagcgacttctgTCAGCAGGTGGGGTCATGATTACACAGCCTTTTTATAGAGGTTTACTGacaatgttttccttcaccgttCAATCAATATGTTATGGGTTctttaatacgagtattttacaGTATTATCCCTTTATAAGTCACACCTACGCAAGTCTAAGATTTTTATGgcgagaaaatatttgaaccaATCAGAGCGCGCCATTAAACTCGCGAACCGAACCGTCCCCTATTACAAGCGTTATAGCAagtgacattttgtttttgtattttatgtttaatgtaCTTGTAATAAGGACGTTATTTGATTGAGTTCTCATTCGTGAGTCAAATTGAGTCGAATATTGCCGATGCTACTTATGTAACGGTAGAATTGTTCAGAGATGATATTTTGtttaggtgatgggttagcaacctgtcactatttgaatctcaattctgtcattgagccaaataactgaacgtggcctatcagtcttttcatggctgttggctcagtctaccccgcaagggatatagacgtgatcatacgGAATGAGTCATAATACAgttgttacattttaatttttaagcacTAAACATTCAGCCGCAGTCAGCATGCAgaaatacagggtgacttttaattcaactgcataaatttaactgttaagtgtactcatctaaaggatatttaaaaacgttaaaagaaaaatatcggttcatatttcagaaagtacgaaaaaaaataaaagtatcaaaatccaagatcctaaatacgtaatatcaccccggccggcggaaaagcgacgcgtaagattcagaggtcaacgacacaattcatacacctgagcgatctcgacaactctgtactttacttgatcttgatactagaaaaataatttatttttcagacatttatttacatgtttagttttaatttctttttgtagtgttggtctttaataagcgtgtgacgtagttttgagggtttttttaaatgtgaaaatgatgacgtctaatttaaataaaaataggctcaaacggctcagaagcatgggtatagtctatgatTAAatggatgcagttgttttaaatgtcaccctgtatagtgttacgcccgcgactccgtccgcgtggtatagttattatGGACATtaaagctctcaaggatgccCGTTTTTTTCccaatttccattatttcttcgctcctaataattgcagcgtgatgttacgTAACCTCAAGCCTTCCCCGACAATTGGTCTATTgaacacaaaaacaattttacaattcgaaccacaagttcctgagataagcgccttcaaacaaacaaacaaactcttcagctttacaatataAGAACATATAGACGAATTTAAAAAAGCTCAAAGCCACGTGAAGCACCTACCACTCGTCGAACAGCTGCCGGTCGGCGAGCACGTTGGCGACGACGCGGGCGCCGTGCGCGGGCGGGTTGGAGTACATGCCGCGCACCACCCACGTCAGCTGCGACTTCACAGCCGGCGCCAGCTTGGCGTCCTTCACAACGATCGCCAGGTTCCCAACGCGTTCGTCTGGTgaataaaacattgtttttttttaagaaattataataggcatgatgacaattttttttttgttttagtgctaattttatttcacaacaACTAAAACATTGGACAAATAATGgcatcaataaacaataaactacCCGAGATATACGAGGTAACATAACACATTATTTGGACGAGTCCAAAACGCTACTcaagtgtgacgtcacaactGAGTATCTTGTTCCCGTCATGAACTTTTTTTGTATGGCAGCTACCTTAATTATTGCGTTTATAGATATCAtgtcttaataaaagttattccatatttttgtttattcactcctggcatagttatttaaaataattttgaattttttaaatggactTTCCCATCGtattttgaatgaatataaaacatatatggCCTCAAcattataactaaaaattCACATAACGTATTTAATTACGCGTATTCTATCATGTTATGcactaattaataattttttaagacctagtcatcatccctattttgaattatttaaaaaaaacacctaTTAATATCCAACTATCTTGGGAtatttcttgtaggcgatgggctagcagctaagtcgctatttgaatctcatttccatcattaggccatacagctgattGCGGGTTTTCAGCCTTTTTCAGACTTTAGGCtgtatctaccccgcaaaggataaagacgtgattatacgtatatacatatgtatgtattaacaccGTGGTAACTGCGCCGAAAtctaatttatatattgtacaAAGGTTCAGCCTATCAGAGCGCGCTTATTTCAATCCTCGAACTGAAATGTccgataaatattttactactattatgagcgagatagcaagataatttgtatttaaatttaaagtttaatgtACTTGTAATAAGGTCGTTATTTTACCATTGCGATTTATAACCGTGATAGTACAGTACCCAACTAATTCGAGAATAATCAACTTGTTATGTCGTTCGTATAATAAGTTCCGCTGGATACCTTTCGGGTCACCGTCTGGCACCAAAGTTTTCAAATGAATCCTTCATGTCAAATGAGAGTTAGTAACGCCTATGGCCTAAcctttcaattctatcatcagaTTAGCTTCActccattttataataatgttgtGTTGTCACTGCAGTTACGCCATTTTCAATCTACTCTCtaatcttaattaaattgtgaTCATAGGGTTATTTCTGCGTAAGAAATAATTGTGTCGATTTTAAAGTTATACCAAGATTATGTAGATTATGAGCCTAACTTCCCACATACAGTTTATCTACGATAAATCAGTTggaagtaaataataaacactacaattaaatattgatttcCAGCGGGAAGTATTAAGGTTAATTTGTTATAAACGTGATAAAATTCAACGGATACAACATTACACTTTATCGCTTTGATAACAAAGTTCAATCTTCTGTCTTCACGGATGACCTGAAGAGATAGGAAAAGGTAAAGGTGAATGAATACTAATTGTAGAGTCCAATCTAAAGTCCATTCATCGTCGGAACATctattatttctaaatatattaaagaagaaagttaatgactgactgacttatcaacgcacagcccaaactgCTGGGTCTTAAGTCTTTAAATTTGACGTTGTAAGTTCTTTATGTGTTCTAGGGGTACACTAAAGGAGAATTTCCCGATATTCTCGCGGGAACGGGAATTATGgcgatttttcgttttacgcggTTGGAGTCTTGGACGTCCTCtagtactaaaataaaataggtataggtaactttaattatttatatgtaagtgCTAATCTGCAAAAACCCTGAGAACTGATCATGAAAATTCTTACACCGTTAGTGGTACATTATTTGCGGGtgtttttgtgccgtgtggttcctgtcaccaatacaaaaaaagaataggaccactccatctctttcccatgggtgtcgtaaaaggtgactaagggataggcttacaaacttggtattcttttttaggcgatgggctagcaacctgtcactatttgaatctcaattctatcgttaagccaaatagctgaacgtggctattcagtcttctcaagactgttggctctgtctaccccgcaagggatatagacgtgaccattatgtatgtatgtgttttagGCTACGTATAAAGCCGTATTGAGACGCCAGTAAAGTATAAAGGCCGACACTCACTATACAGGCCGAAGTTCTTGGCGTAGGACTGAGCGCACACCAGCTCGAAGCCACGCTTCAGGAAGTAGCGCACGGCCCACGCGTCGCGGTCCAGATCGCCCGACGCGAACCCTTGGTACGCGCTGTCGAAGAACGGGAACAGTTTGCGCTCCTGCAAAACAATTTTCAGAATgtactatcctactactattataaaggcgaaagtttgtatggatgtatggatgtttgttactctttcacgcaaaaactactgaaccgattaccatgaaatttggtatgtaggtagctgaagacccagaataacacataggctactttttatcccagagttcccgcgggattgatagggtttccatgcggacgaagtcgcgggcggcctctagttatatcataaatttaaagaatttcatacacacaaacacacacacacatgatcacgtctatatcccttgcggggtagacagagccaacagtcttgaaaagactgaatggcgccgttcatctatttggcttaatgttagaattgagattcaaatagtgacaggttgctagcgcatcgcctaaaaaagaatcccaagtttgtaagcctatcccttactcgccttttacgacatccatgggaaagagatggagtggtcctattcttttttgtattggtgccgggaacggcACGGCACATGTATGTCATAATGAAGAACATTCCTATTCAAGTTTTAATTGCGCCGTTAAAGAgattaattctatcttaaagcatTAAAAATCTGCCCACTTTCTGATATCCGTGACGTAAcaatattcaattcaattaaaaatactaacaatgttttctctcgtccacattctattctaagtttggatattttttaggttgacgttgttgaagaaaatgctgcagtgcggtttgttaccgcttctgctgcactgacgccttagAAGCGGCAActtagtttaaagtaattcatttgacgtcaaccaatgttgtgaaaccaaagatttgacaattattaagcgatatgaaatATCCtgttataatgaataaaaatttagaatttgaatttatgaattttatatgGCAATAGAGAATTTGCAGATCGTGAACAATAgattatagaaattttaacttttaaagttATATTCCTTGTTCCGAAATAGTACGTTAAGACTTTGGTCTCATCAACGTCAAAGGTCATGACGTCtttgacataacttttgtGACACGGTTTGACACAAATAAGTAGACATAAAAATCGGTGTGATTAACCCTAGTTTATTCCAAtttatatacgtatgtataagtcaatagtaatttaaaacaaaatcaacatTTTCTCAAAAACTCACCTCCATGACATCGGCTATCTTCTCCCACTGCTCCTGAGTGGGGTCAATGCCCGTGGGGTTGTGCGCGCATGCGTGTAACAGTATAACTGAGTTCTCAGGCGCCGAGCGGAGGTCTTCTATGAGGCCGTCAAAGTCGATAGCACAAGTCTTCGGGTCCCAATAGCGGTATGTGCGGGGGGAGGTGAAACCGGAGTTCACGAAGACCAGGTGATGGTTTTCTggaagacatacatacatacatatcatcacgtctatatcccttgcggggtacacagagccaacagtcttgaaaagactgaaaggtcactatatatatactatactaaatagtgacaggttgctagcccatcgcctaaaagaagaatcccaaatttgtaagccgatcccttagtcgccttttacgacatcaatgggcacaagatggagtagtcctattcttttttctattggtgccgggaactacacggcactggAATCTATTTTCTGGAAGATTCGATAAAAACTTGAATGAGAATTAGTGGTTGAGGTAACTGCTTTCTTTTTTAcaggagtagacagagactgCGTTTTTTCCTTGCCGTTTCAAGGAAGCTTGTCAGTTTAAGTTACTATCTCTAGAAGTCCTCGATTTGATCATTGAATACGCTACCTTGGGTCTTCCCTTTGAAATATTCACATTTATACTGAccttgtaatgtatgtatatacttattcAATTGTGTTcccaaaacaaatatttatgttacttatataagtactaGTACACATTTCGgtccaaaaattaaattataagagAACTCACCCCACGTAGGACTCGAGTAGTAAAAGGTGGTGTATTTCAGATGTTTGTTGAGGAACTCCGCGCCGACTCGCAAGCTACCCGTACCTGAGAGAGTTTGTATACCGAAGGCCTGCGACAAACAGAAGGGaaggaaattaaattattttatcttgaaCACGACGACAATACCACATCCGGTTTCTCCCGAGACAAACCCGGGATACGCATATGATGATATTCCAGTATCCGTAGTATGGCACTATCGCTGGGAAAACTATCgatatttcgctttttattaagacGAAAtaggacagcgatagtttttcgtgcgataaaaacggcgtcgcgcgtgccgtACTACGGGGCAGGATTGATACTTACGCGGCCATCTGCAATGGCGGGGTTGTCAGGTCCTATGAGCATCGCCACCGATGCATTAGAGAATTGCTCTAAACCTGTGAAAAGAAAGACATTGTATTAATTTTCtcagatttataaatatttataatatcagctAGGTGTGTATTTGACTTATTGGAGTGGGGTTTTAAGTTCCTtttaataggaccacttccgcttttacatggatgtcgtaaacggcgactaaaggaaaggaTCTCAAAGCCtatttattattctgattttctttttcttatgatgaaataaagagtttatctatctatataataagcttgagattcttccgtgatgggctagcaacctggttGGTATTTGATATttctatttacttttaaatccAATAAAACTTTAGCCTTGCAACCTCGGGCCCAACATTTTGAGACCTTGgcataaaatactttaacacCGAACCAATGCTACAGATCAAAAACGTTGTTTATTTCTTATGTCATGGCATTATTTCATGTGGAGTAAACTGTCACGAAGAGTGTAGAACAACTTACGTCAATGACCCTACCAACTTTTGATAATAAACAACTAAAATAGATATAACGACATGTATACTTATTTCCAtaccaaaaacaaatacttatgtaaatatttctattaaagTAAGTAGCATTGAAAGCCAAAATTTTAGCTCAATTACCATTTATGCACGCAACAtgtcaaaacatttattaGTGTGAATAAAGAtgccgtggatgtcgtaaaagaagataaaaggataggcttataatcttcttttaggcgatgggcttgcaacctgtaactattttaatctcaattctatcattaagccaaatagctaaacgtggccattaagtcttttcaagcctgttggctctgtctaccccgcaagggatatagacgtgaccatatgtatgtaataatatgacatactacctaataattaaatgaatctattctatttttgttttattactaaaataagtagtatgacgtaaaataataaacgagGTTGATAACATTGTATTCGTTATCAAAGTTACCTAAGGCCTTCGGCTGATTACGCCATACGTTAACAACTTAACGGTTCGACGatgaaaatatctaaatatagGGAATGAATGAATAGTATATTGTTAAGATATTTTCCTCATCAATTAAGATTTCTTTCATACAAATAGTGACGACCTGATTGGCGCAGTCGGTTTCCCGCCTCTGGACCAAAAGATTCAATTCCCGGGCGGTTTCCTGATggacttggatgtttatctattcaagtatttattattaaatacagtATAATTGAGTTACCGCACAGGTAGAAGAGGCAGGCCGAAAAGATCATGGCTGGACGAcgcaaaagatgatatgcgagCCAATGGACTGAAATCCGAGAACGCCTTAAACGGGACTAAGTGGAGAGAAAAGTAGGAAGGTGGACCCAGGGCTCCCAAACCATTCTGTAGAGGGTGCAACCGGAAACGCGCAGAGAGAAGAGAGAGAGTATCATTGAGTGAGTATTCCATAACGCAAGACTCAAACTTTCTTTCGAAAACACTGAATCGTAAGATTTAttcatgtaaatatttgtttatgttagTGTGCGACGTTCTATCACTAGCTATGCAAGTGAAAAGGAATTTGACCACTTAGCTGCAACACATACATTATTTCACAAAGAAGtgcataagaaaaatattaacactGAACAATAGGCGTCCAGCCACAAAACACGAAGGAGTTTATTGTTGAAGATATAATTATGgtgaccatatttattttgatgatggccacaaattttttattacttataatgaTGGGAACAACTTATCCTATCCACATATACTAATTAGACTCTACATTCAAATTAACAATGTTGACCATGCATCGAAATGTGATAGCTTCAGCCTATTAacatcaatttaaataattattgctCATGGATGATgcaaaataagtatgcaggaatcgtgcaaagatgtaatctctgcctttGCCCTTTGGGAAAGaagtgtgattttatttatgtatgtatcactcACCTAATACTGGTAGGTATTCATGCAGCAGAGTGTTGTCCTCAGCCATTTGTTTTTCCATCTTCCTGACCACGGGCAACACCCATGGCTTGCCGTTCTCATCTCTGTATGCTGTGGAATTCcaagttcaaataaatttcttacaaGTACTAAATATGATTTCTAACCTAAACAatttagaagaaaatattattctaatCACTTCTTTTTTCAACTTTGGCCAGTTAACTACAAGGGGTGACCCAATTGGTGGAAATCATTCAAAACACCatcaagagaaaataaaataaattattccaggattttttatttttttgtagaatgaagaaaaggaaaatttttatgaattttttcaACCAAAACCTACTAGTAAGttgtatttaatatgtatgttaaagtttaaaaaaagtgattttatattcaatatttttcttcgaAAGTTTGTTGATTAAAtgctttgatttttttttaaataacatgcAATGCTGTgcggttcccggaaccaataaaaaaaagaataggaccactccatcttgttcccatggatgtcgtaaaaggcgactaagggatagaattacaaccttgggattcttcttaaaaaagaaaaaatattttaaatattgtatcattaaggcaaacagctgaatatggcctatcagtcttcaagactgtaggctctgtcttcctcgtaaaggatatagacgtgattatatgtatctatgtaggtaactacataaatataaaattatatgcagaagcatttcatttaatttctcTAATAACAACTTTTTTACATCAAACCCTATCTAACTTTTAAGGGTAGATACCGAAAAAACgagctatttttatttgacgaaaccATGTATAGAATAGGCATTATCAACATTGTttgagataaataaacaagttacATAATAGTGTTATAGGTTATGTATACGATATAATGCAATATCTGTTTAGATTTTGAGTAGAAGTTCAATCACAAACAACAGGGACTCACCGCCGACACTCAAATTGACCTTGTTCTGATAAGTGTCCTCAGAAAATAGTTTCATGAGCTGAAAAACTTCAATCGGCGGGCCCTGCTCAACTACTTCAAAACGTGAacccatttttaaattaaatacaaacgtCCGCCTACAATGTAACACAATGGCGTAATGCCGTGTATTCAGTTGATTGCTTCGGcgtaataaatagaaaatgtgataaaTATCAGTTTATCAATCAGCTGAAATCGCTAAAACATCAATGGTTTGACATTTTTGCCCTTcagaattttatttgacgtttCAAAGTCACAACTGTCAATGTCACGCCGATGATTTGTACGACATGACAAGACAACTCAAAGCGTTTTGTTCATGCCTCAGGTAATTGCGCATTGTCATTGCTTTACATGAAGAATTCCTCAAACGTCTAAGGtagtaaaatatgtaaaccttcttcttcttccttctttgtatgtagtaaataagtaattttttttgctctTTAAGTGACTTGACGTgactttcttttgtttattattgcaGAATAGATtcgctgaaataaaaaaacatacctagTTACTTATTGCTTGGACATAAAATCGTGATAAAAtccaaataaaacattttcattcaaaaaataaattgaatatttccTTCAAGAAACAAAATGACTCCAGAACCTAAAGTTATTGGTTTCAAACCTGAATTTCCGAACACTTTGGTAGGACTTTTCAAAAAAGGATGCTGGGAGATTCCTGAAATAATGGGTGCTACGGGTATGGCACTTTTGGGAGTAGCAATAGCTTTGGTAGCTTTGCAACGATACAAAGCGATAGATGGCGAAAATAGTGAGTTCAAGTATATGTATACAATAGTGCGTAATGGCGATCCTCGAGCATGCCGCTTTAAAAACCCCTCTGTTACTCagtataaatgttaattttgtattacttATTACTTCAGTCGTGAGTAACATATCCATTTTTCCactaataaaatgaattataatgatacactttgtttatttttaattacgtaggtacaaaaatattttagacaCTGAGCGGATCGCACTCAGTGCTACGCTATGTCAAGCTCACAGAAGGCCTGCTGCCGACCATGGATAGTGTGGCGActtctctacgccactcgtcacatcatgcaatcaaacaactactgtcaatcatcgcgaagaaattgacgcgctcaaccactagcagcgaagaatctaaatcgcgatttctaagatttcacggattggagctgtATATACAatctccgacacaacatcggtggagccgcggttccccaggcataacacctagcctggcagaagatcttccctttggtggcggtcgagccgaatcatcgctcccgccaAAATAGTATAGATACACATACTATTGTCTGTGGATGAACCCGCTTCAGTCTCGGGACGCCGGACGTTATGTGTTGCACGAACCTACCAAAACCACACACTGCCATTGCCAACCAACGCCATTGCCGGTATTCGACTGTCAACAAACATCGGCTCTCCTATAAACGGCCCGGTACTCTCTGGCCCCTCCAAAGAATAGAATCAATAAAGAAGATCAATAAATAAGAGTGGTCAACGCGGTCACTTGCAAAAATATTCGCTTACGTGCATGTCTTTAGACTAAGAGCATTTCAGAGTCCATTGGAAGGCGGAATCCCGTGTCAAAAACCCAATCATTATAACTTTATCTTGCCCAGAGAAATATCATCATTCATCCACTTTCAACAACTCCTGCATGTTTCTTCCGCTTCTTCCACATTCACAATCTCTTCACAAGCTCTTTAAGTtttcaggtactcttgacgAGACCTTATCTCCGATTTTATCAAGTTACGTTCTAGGCCTCCCAATccaacatttatattaattgttaATATGCTTTCATTCTGTACATAACCACTTGCTACGATGTCTACATGCACAACTAGTTGTGTCAtaagaatttatatatttaacattgTTCTTTTACATTCACgacataagtaaataattgagATGATAACTATCCTATCTTTTAAGTTAGACCAAAATACGGCTACATGTGAAATTTGAttgaaatcggttcagcagtTTTGGAGTTTATAGGCAACATACATCGTGACAcaagatttttaaagatatagatATTATTCCGTTAACACAAACACATACCTACCTGTATATATGCCGGATCTCTATCTCCATCTATAACAAAGATCTACTTACAGACATTCGATATTAAAACTGAGATTGAAGTTTCAATCTCAGGTAGGTTTAACCTACATactgactgtattaaaaataaaattaactttttaactgGCTATGTCAGCTGTCAGTAGGGTCA
It encodes:
- the LOC106139324 gene encoding aspartate aminotransferase, cytoplasmic, producing the protein MGSRFEVVEQGPPIEVFQLMKLFSEDTYQNKVNLSVGAYRDENGKPWVLPVVRKMEKQMAEDNTLLHEYLPVLGLEQFSNASVAMLIGPDNPAIADGRAFGIQTLSGTGSLRVGAEFLNKHLKYTTFYYSSPTWENHHLVFVNSGFTSPRTYRYWDPKTCAIDFDGLIEDLRSAPENSVILLHACAHNPTGIDPTQEQWEKIADVMEERKLFPFFDSAYQGFASGDLDRDAWAVRYFLKRGFELVCAQSYAKNFGLYNERVGNLAIVVKDAKLAPAVKSQLTWVVRGMYSNPPAHGARVVANVLADRQLFDEWRGHIRLMSTRVMQMREALRAELVKLGTPGSWDHIVKQIGLFSYTGLNQRQVEYLIQEYHIYLLSSGRINICGLNQSNVQYVANAIHDAVTKFPAEDDNRAKL